A single Lolium perenne isolate Kyuss_39 chromosome 6, Kyuss_2.0, whole genome shotgun sequence DNA region contains:
- the LOC139832658 gene encoding uncharacterized protein, which translates to MCRKLTRQQWYNQRITCIGHFYAEQGVRYTKPEIVQGLAPAMTIDEFMSVVPHWADNNKRAAFMELVKNWVGENPDFKAVSDRNKANRGSQGTHTAGSSSTDRYRERLGKKLGRELGEMEAWTHMKLVTPGPNEPRPAPEMYYGKAKENKERYCEEYAKLHPEVEDPMTEPVDEVAMMLAGSGQPHGRPACLAGGFKPQRNFTQIKATLPSGSYATSSRTTCRSRVEVDTQLEEAYAVAYEEYLEKVKEHDLVKDAYVQWTSNQMASFTRFMMTGVREEPLPEPPHPGP; encoded by the exons atgtgtcggaagttgacacggcagcagtggtacaaccagaggatcacgtgcatcggccacttctatgctgagcagggcgtcaggtacacaaagcctgagattgtgcagggactcgccccggctatgacgatagatgagttcatgtcg gttgtaccacattgggctgataataataagagggccgccttcatggagttggtcaagaattgggtcggcgaaaaccccgatttcaaggccgtgagcgaccggaacaaggccaaccgtggttctcagggaacacacactgcggggagcagcagcaccgatcgctatcgggagcgtctg gggaagaagctcgggagggaacttggtgagatggaagcgtggacgcacatgaagctggtgacgcccggtccgaacgagcctcggcccgcgcctgagatgtactacggcaaggccaaagagaacaaggaaagatactgcgaggagtacgccaagctccatccagaggtggaggaccctatgaccgagccggtcgacgaggtggcgatgatgctggcggggtccggccagccgcatggacgtcctgcctgccttgctgggggtttcaagcctcagaggaacttcacgcagatcaaggctaccctcccctccggcagctacgctacctcctcgcggactacatgccgttctcgggtagaggttgat actcagctcgaggaggcctatgcagtagcttacgaggagtatctcgagaaggttaaggagcatgaccttgtgaaagatgcctatgtccagtggacgagcaaccagatggcg agtttcactcggttcatgatgactggagtgcgagaggaaccactcccagagccacctcatccggggccttag